A segment of the Paramisgurnus dabryanus chromosome 5, PD_genome_1.1, whole genome shotgun sequence genome:
cttcctctctttctctcattgTCACTTGCCATGGTCATTCTTTGATAGCTTGCAGAAGCTTTAGAAGATGTGCCTCCAAGACCTGTTGAACTGAGAAGCAGTCGGAAAGATTACAGTTAGGTCTGAGGtctaatatttatgttttacttTATAAGTCTGAATGTAATGCTTCATGTCATTACCCATATGTTGACAGTAATACATTTATAGTTACCATTTCGATGACCCATTGCCACAGCCATGTCCATAGCATTGAAACCAGAATCCGATTCCATGGTGGGGTCAGATCCACTCTCTGGTGATTTAAGTAATAGTTATTACACTACAATAGACTAAACTTGTGGACTTATgaaggaaacttaaaaaaaggaATGCAATACAATTAAACAGAATTAATTTTAAGCTTTTACCTAAGAGGATTTCCACACAACGGACATGATTACCGTGAACTGCATAAAGCAATGGAGCTCCACCATTCTGGAATTAAAGTGCAGTAACCACAATTAATGCACAagtcatatatatatatccatttatttataaataattattaaacataCATTGTTGCGTGTAAataaacatgcacacacaaacattatATAAATGGCATTTTAACACTGTCCAATAACTCCAATTATATGACTGGACCTAACATGTATAATAAAggatttattaatttaaatattttttgttattaatGTGAGTTTTATGACTTCCCAGAACCATAAACAGAATCTTTCTCAAAAACTTTtcggatagttcacccaaaaattaaactgCTGTCATTTAACATCTCAAGCTTCTGAGCACCactgacttctatagtatttgtttatcctactatggaagtcaatagtgctCCTATTTTctgcttcattacaaatatcttcctttgtgttcatcgcagcaaagaaatgtatacaggttttaagagtgagtaaatgattttaattttgggtgaaatatccatttaacacattttaatgaaCAGAATGTGTAAAGATAATTGAAAAGGCAGATACATGACGGCCATTCTCAAATCTTGTATTTAAAGCATTCCAACGAGACCCTAAGAAATGAAAATAGTGAATCACTTACCCAGTCATACTCGTTCACATCAACCCCGCAGTCGATAAGCATTCTAACAATATCTGTGTATCCTTTACTGCAGGCCAGTGACAATGCACTCTCTCTTCCTTTGGCCAACAGGTGAGGATCTGCACCCTGAAAGTTGTAGATTTATCCATTAAATATTTTCTGTTCTGTGTACCAGAAACAGTGTATTAATTTACCAtacattattattgtaattatgTATTATTAAGTTGCATAACAACTGGTTAAGGTCTAACAGAGGGAGTTTTTCCTCTACTGGTAAAAAGCATGCTCTATTTTGTAGCTTTTTTGACCGTTTTGAATGCAAAGTGgccaataaagtttttttttaacattaatacATGAAATTGATGATACCATAATAACAGATCAAATTGGATCATTAAAACAGTGCGGCAAAACAGTCTTGCAAAGGGTGTACAGATATCAGAAAAGAAGACCTAATGCTGTGAATGTGTAGGTAATTGTGAGGTTGCACGCACACTCTGTAACAGGAACTCCACCACAGCTATCTGGCCATGAGCTGCTGCCCACATCAACGGTGTAAACCCCTCTTCATCCTGCAGGTTTATAACAGACTCTGAAAGGAAAACAGGAAGGTAAGTGTCAGTCATTCAAGCATGCATCACCCTTACTGTGTAAGACAAAATTTCAGTGCTTTTTACACACAGACTCAAACCTTGTTCTATTCGACTTGCTAAGAACACCATCTCTCCTTGTGCTGCCAACTGGTGTATAGAAAGTGCTGAAATACAGGTAAGTAATAGTCTATTACTCCATGGTACACAGGTTAGAATCTGAGATATTTTGAATTATGTAAATA
Coding sequences within it:
- the ankra2 gene encoding ankyrin repeat family A protein 2, with amino-acid sequence MSSEEMESLCPLPEVTDIKVEPPVSIGSTEDANSQNTMGIKFILPNRFDMNVCSRFVKSLNEEDSKNIQDQVNSDLEVASVLFKAECNIQTSPSPGIQVRHVYTPSTTKHFSPIKQSTTLTNKHRGNEVSSTPLLVHSLSIHQLAAQGEMVFLASRIEQESVINLQDEEGFTPLMWAAAHGQIAVVEFLLQSGADPHLLAKGRESALSLACSKGYTDIVRMLIDCGVDVNEYDWNGGAPLLYAVHGNHVRCVEILLESGSDPTMESDSGFNAMDMAVAMGHRNVQQVLEAHLLKLLQAIKE